A window of the Acidobacteriota bacterium genome harbors these coding sequences:
- a CDS encoding MOSC domain-containing protein, with product MVPAGRIVQIWIKPAHGAAMEPRRCATLVAGIGLEGNADRGGRRQVTVLDLGRWNEATAELGRRLDPSLRRANLLLEGIDLADSTGRVLRLGECLLVVRGESRPCSRMDEAWPGLRAVLARSWRGGVYGEVLRGGTIRPGDVAAWEPAGADVQR from the coding sequence ATGGTCCCGGCTGGCCGCATCGTGCAGATCTGGATCAAGCCCGCACACGGCGCGGCGATGGAGCCGCGCCGCTGCGCAACCCTCGTCGCCGGCATCGGACTCGAGGGCAACGCCGACCGGGGCGGGCGGCGGCAGGTGACGGTGCTCGACCTCGGGCGCTGGAACGAGGCCACGGCGGAGCTGGGGCGCCGGCTCGACCCCTCGTTGCGCCGGGCCAATCTGCTGTTGGAGGGGATCGATCTCGCTGACAGCACCGGCCGCGTCCTGCGGCTCGGCGAGTGCCTGCTCGTCGTCCGCGGCGAGAGCCGGCCGTGCTCCAGGATGGACGAAGCCTGGCCGGGCCTCCGGGCGGTCCTGGCTCGGTCCTGGCGCGGCGGGGTGTACGGGGAGGTCCTTCGGGGCGGCACGATCCGACCCGGCGACGTGGCGGCCTGGGAGCCGGCGGGAGCGGATGTCCAGCGCTGA
- a CDS encoding DNA-3-methyladenine glycosylase — MSSADRSAGSRLSRRFFRRDAVTVARSLLGRLLVRHLPDGTVLAGRIVETEAYLGPEDRAAHSFGGRRTPRNESMYKDAGHAYVYFIYGMHWCLNVVAASEGRPEACLIRAVEPITGLETMRRLRAGRPDPELCSGPAKLTQAFAIDGSLDGIDLVTSRELYLAWGRPLPPNRIAVGPRIGVAYAGEWADKPLRFYDRQSRHVSRR; from the coding sequence ATGTCCAGCGCTGATCGCTCCGCCGGCTCGCGCCTTTCGCGGCGCTTTTTCCGGCGCGACGCCGTGACCGTGGCGCGCTCGCTGCTCGGGCGGCTCCTCGTCCGGCACCTCCCGGACGGCACCGTTCTCGCCGGCCGCATCGTCGAGACGGAGGCCTACCTGGGACCGGAGGACAGGGCCGCCCACTCGTTCGGCGGCCGCCGCACGCCCAGGAACGAGAGCATGTACAAGGACGCGGGGCACGCCTATGTCTATTTCATCTACGGCATGCACTGGTGCCTGAACGTCGTCGCCGCGTCGGAGGGGCGGCCGGAGGCGTGCCTGATCCGGGCCGTCGAGCCGATCACCGGACTCGAGACGATGCGCCGCCTGCGCGCCGGGCGCCCCGATCCGGAACTCTGTTCGGGACCGGCGAAGCTGACGCAGGCCTTCGCGATCGACGGATCGCTCGACGGGATCGACCTGGTCACGAGCCGGGAACTCTACCTCGCCTGGGGCCGTCCCCTGCCCCCGAACCGGATCGCTGTCGGTCCGCGGATCGGCGTGGCCTACGCCGGCGAATGGGCGGACAAACCGCTCCGGTTCTACGACCGGCAGAGCCGGCACGTCAGCCGGCGCTGA
- the selD gene encoding selenide, water dikinase SelD, with protein sequence MGWFRKEFRLTSCAASGGUAAKIGPGDLARLLAPVAPLAGGDPRVIVGPETSDDAGAVRHGDEALVATADFITPVCDDPERFGRIAAANALSDIYAMGAAPLLALNICCFPETAPLEVLRAILEGAVRVVKRAGAVLLGGHSVRDRELKFGLAVVGLAEPDRLLTNAGARPGDRLVLTKPLGTGVLVNAFRAGRLGESEFDPVLREMERLNDTAAALARRHHARAATDVTGFGLAGHALEMARASGSVFHLHAERLPVHDGFEAMVKAGVTTGATRANRESCAGAVDLAPGLAPERVELVFDPQTSGGLLVAVPAEEAESLELALRAEGHRAAVIGEVLPGEPRVRVA encoded by the coding sequence ATGGGCTGGTTCCGGAAAGAGTTCCGCCTGACTTCCTGCGCGGCCTCCGGCGGTTGAGCGGCGAAGATCGGGCCGGGGGACCTGGCCCGCCTGCTCGCACCGGTCGCCCCCCTCGCCGGCGGGGACCCGCGCGTGATCGTCGGACCGGAGACGTCCGACGACGCGGGCGCAGTGCGCCACGGCGACGAGGCGCTGGTGGCCACCGCCGATTTCATCACGCCCGTGTGTGACGACCCGGAGCGCTTCGGCCGAATCGCGGCGGCGAATGCGCTGTCGGACATCTACGCGATGGGCGCCGCCCCCTTGTTGGCGCTCAACATCTGCTGCTTTCCCGAGACGGCGCCCCTCGAGGTCCTGCGCGCCATTCTCGAGGGGGCCGTCCGGGTCGTGAAGCGCGCCGGTGCGGTGTTGCTGGGGGGGCACAGCGTGCGCGACCGGGAGCTGAAGTTCGGGCTGGCGGTGGTGGGTCTGGCCGAGCCCGATCGGCTGCTGACGAACGCCGGGGCGAGGCCCGGCGATCGGCTCGTCCTCACCAAGCCGCTGGGGACCGGTGTCCTGGTGAACGCGTTCCGTGCCGGACGCCTGGGGGAGAGCGAATTCGATCCCGTGCTCCGCGAAATGGAGCGTCTCAACGACACAGCCGCGGCTCTCGCGCGCCGGCACCACGCGAGGGCGGCCACCGACGTGACCGGGTTCGGCCTCGCCGGACACGCGCTCGAGATGGCGCGGGCGTCCGGGTCGGTCTTCCACCTCCACGCGGAGCGCCTCCCGGTTCACGACGGCTTCGAGGCGATGGTGAAGGCCGGCGTCACGACGGGGGCGACACGCGCCAACCGGGAGAGTTGCGCGGGCGCGGTCGATCTCGCCCCCGGGCTCGCTCCGGAGAGGGTGGAGCTCGTCTTCGACCCGCAGACCTCAGGGGGCCTCCTCGTCGCCGTTCCCGCGGAGGAGGCGGAGAGCCTCGAGCTCGCCCTGCGAGCGGAAGGCCATCGCGCCGCGGTGATCGGCGAGGTCCTTCCCGGCGAACCGCGCGTCAGGGTCGCCTGA